A part of Lactobacillus sp. ESL0700 genomic DNA contains:
- the dapD gene encoding 2,3,4,5-tetrahydropyridine-2,6-dicarboxylate N-acetyltransferase: MKQTAQEIIDLISNSPKKTPVKVYVQGNLTNLAVPESIQAFLDDKIGILFGDWAEIEPFLTKNKAQIAHYRLENDARNSAVPLLDYTKINARIEPGAIIRDHVKIGKQAVIMMGAVINIGAEIGANTMIDMGTVIGGRAIIGQNVHVGANAVVAGVIEPASAEPVRIGDNVLVGAGATILEGIQIGTGAVIGAGAVVTKDVAPNTVVIGIPAKVIKQVDDQTKSKTGLETSLRKL, encoded by the coding sequence ATGAAGCAAACTGCACAAGAAATTATTGATTTGATTAGCAATTCACCCAAAAAGACCCCGGTTAAGGTTTACGTCCAGGGAAATTTAACTAACCTAGCTGTTCCCGAAAGCATTCAGGCCTTTTTAGACGACAAAATTGGCATTCTATTTGGTGACTGGGCCGAGATTGAACCATTTTTAACTAAAAATAAAGCGCAAATTGCTCACTATCGCCTTGAAAACGATGCTCGTAACTCCGCCGTGCCGCTACTCGACTACACCAAGATTAACGCCCGCATTGAACCCGGTGCGATTATTCGCGACCACGTCAAAATCGGCAAGCAAGCCGTAATTATGATGGGGGCGGTGATTAATATCGGAGCAGAAATCGGAGCTAACACGATGATTGATATGGGAACGGTGATTGGCGGTCGGGCAATTATTGGGCAAAATGTCCACGTCGGCGCTAACGCAGTTGTTGCTGGCGTAATTGAACCAGCATCGGCCGAGCCCGTCAGAATTGGCGACAATGTTCTAGTTGGCGCTGGGGCCACGATACTTGAAGGCATCCAAATTGGCACTGGGGCCGTAATTGGTGCTGGGGCTGTGGTGACCAAGGATGTTGCTCCTAATACCGTCGTTATCGGCATCCCAGCCAAAGTAATTAAGCAAGTTGACGACCAGACTAAGAGTAAAACTGGTCTGGAAACTAGCTTGCGAAAGCTGTGA
- a CDS encoding N-acetyldiaminopimelate deacetylase has product MTQFNEQNLIKIRRQLHQIPELALKETATQKLLLQLIGELPQQFLTIKTFPQLPTAIMVLVKGKNAQKTIGYRADIDGLPVTEQNDLPYQSQHPGIMHACGHDLHMTIALGALSYFANHQPQDNLVFFFQPAEESESGAKIAYDQHLFTGQFALDEIYALHDTPQLPVGTIGTRQGTLFAGTTEVDVDFTGQDGHAAYPQNANDMIVAAAQFITQVQTIISRSIDPLKAGVITLGKMTAGNVRNAIAGTAHIEGTIRGLTQDMITLIKQRLRKVAAGVATSYGANIKINFNQGGYFPVVNDPQLTADLITFLKQSPQVNFVETEPAMTGEDFGYLTSQIPGAMFWLGVGQHGSLHSATFTPDEGAILVGVETIIGFLKKRMKNN; this is encoded by the coding sequence ATGACCCAATTTAATGAACAAAATTTAATTAAAATTAGACGTCAATTACACCAAATTCCCGAATTGGCGCTAAAAGAAACGGCAACCCAAAAATTATTACTACAATTAATTGGTGAATTACCGCAGCAGTTTTTAACAATTAAAACTTTCCCGCAATTGCCAACTGCAATCATGGTTTTGGTTAAAGGAAAAAACGCCCAAAAAACAATCGGTTACCGCGCAGACATTGACGGCCTGCCTGTTACTGAACAAAACGACTTGCCTTATCAGTCCCAACATCCCGGCATCATGCACGCTTGCGGTCACGACTTACACATGACCATTGCCCTTGGCGCTTTAAGCTATTTCGCTAATCATCAGCCACAAGATAATTTGGTTTTCTTCTTTCAACCGGCCGAAGAAAGTGAAAGCGGCGCTAAAATCGCGTATGACCAGCACCTGTTTACCGGGCAATTCGCCTTAGACGAAATTTATGCACTCCACGACACCCCGCAATTACCCGTAGGAACAATTGGAACTAGACAGGGAACATTATTTGCCGGAACTACCGAAGTTGACGTCGACTTTACCGGGCAAGATGGTCATGCCGCCTACCCGCAAAACGCTAACGACATGATTGTTGCCGCTGCGCAGTTCATCACACAGGTGCAAACAATTATTTCCCGTAGTATTGACCCGTTGAAAGCCGGCGTTATCACCTTAGGCAAAATGACGGCGGGCAATGTCCGCAACGCCATTGCTGGCACGGCGCACATCGAAGGGACAATTCGCGGGTTAACTCAGGACATGATTACTTTAATTAAGCAGCGCCTGCGCAAAGTAGCTGCTGGCGTGGCGACAAGTTATGGGGCCAACATTAAGATTAACTTCAATCAAGGTGGCTACTTCCCAGTTGTGAATGATCCACAACTAACTGCGGATCTGATTACTTTTCTTAAGCAATCACCTCAAGTTAACTTTGTCGAAACCGAACCTGCAATGACCGGCGAAGATTTCGGTTATTTGACCAGTCAAATTCCGGGCGCAATGTTCTGGTTAGGTGTTGGTCAACACGGCTCACTGCATTCCGCCACCTTTACCCCTGACGAAGGAGCAATCTTAGTGGGCGTTGAAACAATTATTGGCTTTTTAAAAAAACGAATGAAGAACAATTAA
- the dapA gene encoding 4-hydroxy-tetrahydrodipicolinate synthase translates to MLLQNAEILTAIVTPFNDDGTINYHGLEELVNHLIAHGSQGFVVGGTTGEVATLSNEEKLALYQKFVEITAGRVPVIAGTGSNNTQATIELSKQVSQIEGLAAQLVVVPYYNKPNQRGMIAHFTAVAAHSSLPIIIYNIPGRTGVTMSNETILELAKNPQIIGVKQCTTVEDLEYLVEHAPHDFLVFSGEDAQSLAAKAVGAQGIISVASHLYGDQMSQMYAALDAGNISKAGAWQRKLTPKMAALFMFPSPSGVKAALNAQGFHTGGCRLPIVNLNDDEQRQLAHALGIANGDLSQPINLQLGVNHD, encoded by the coding sequence ATGTTATTACAAAACGCAGAGATTTTAACAGCCATCGTCACGCCATTTAACGATGATGGCACAATCAATTATCACGGCCTTGAGGAGTTAGTCAATCACTTAATAGCTCATGGTAGTCAAGGCTTTGTCGTTGGTGGCACCACTGGCGAAGTCGCCACCCTATCTAATGAAGAAAAGCTGGCACTTTATCAAAAATTTGTCGAAATTACGGCTGGTCGCGTACCGGTCATCGCTGGCACGGGGTCGAACAACACGCAAGCAACAATTGAATTGAGCAAGCAAGTCAGTCAAATTGAGGGGCTGGCAGCTCAACTCGTGGTGGTTCCCTATTACAACAAGCCCAACCAACGCGGGATGATCGCCCACTTTACCGCAGTTGCAGCACATTCGAGTTTGCCAATCATTATTTATAACATCCCCGGCCGCACCGGCGTCACGATGAGCAATGAGACAATTTTGGAATTAGCTAAAAATCCCCAAATTATCGGTGTTAAGCAGTGCACAACCGTTGAAGATCTGGAATACTTGGTTGAACATGCACCCCATGATTTTCTCGTTTTCAGTGGCGAAGACGCGCAAAGTCTAGCAGCCAAAGCAGTTGGTGCTCAAGGGATAATTTCCGTTGCTTCTCACCTTTATGGTGACCAAATGAGTCAAATGTACGCGGCACTTGATGCTGGTAACATTTCCAAAGCTGGAGCTTGGCAACGCAAGTTAACACCTAAGATGGCAGCCCTATTCATGTTTCCATCGCCATCTGGCGTTAAAGCAGCGCTCAATGCCCAAGGATTTCATACCGGCGGTTGCCGCTTGCCCATCGTTAACTTAAATGATGATGAGCAAAGGCAACTCGCTCATGCTCTTGGAATCGCAAATGGTGACTTAAGTCAGCCAATCAATTTGCAGTTAGGAGTCAATCATGATTAG
- the dapB gene encoding 4-hydroxy-tetrahydrodipicolinate reductase, protein MIRVLIAGFNGAMGQRAVKLVQKMPNYKLAAVLSPHLHSLNPNDYNLDPDTAVFTNLTDITGQIDIWLDFTTPSAVYANTKFAIEHQMRPVIGTSGLTDQQVAELQDLAKQLKVGGIIAPNFGLSAVLLMKFAKMAAAYFPNAEIIEMHHADKKDAPSGTAIKTAQEIAQSRTSQVAANFDDNPARGGDYYGVPIHAVRLPGYVAHEQVLFGGAGEALTIRQDSFDRNSFMSGVELALKQVMQLDELIVGLENLI, encoded by the coding sequence ATGATTAGAGTGTTAATCGCCGGTTTTAACGGGGCAATGGGTCAAAGAGCCGTTAAGTTAGTGCAAAAAATGCCGAACTACAAGCTAGCAGCAGTTCTTTCGCCACACTTGCATAGCCTAAACCCAAATGACTACAACTTAGACCCAGATACCGCGGTGTTTACCAACCTGACAGACATTACTGGACAAATTGACATCTGGCTTGATTTCACTACTCCTAGTGCCGTTTATGCTAATACGAAATTCGCAATTGAACACCAAATGCGACCAGTTATCGGAACTTCGGGATTAACCGATCAGCAAGTTGCCGAACTGCAAGACTTGGCTAAACAACTCAAAGTTGGCGGCATCATTGCACCCAACTTTGGCCTTTCAGCTGTTTTATTAATGAAATTTGCCAAAATGGCGGCAGCTTATTTCCCTAATGCGGAAATCATCGAGATGCACCACGCTGATAAAAAAGATGCCCCATCGGGTACGGCAATTAAAACTGCTCAGGAAATCGCGCAAAGTCGCACTTCCCAAGTAGCTGCCAACTTTGATGACAATCCCGCGCGCGGCGGTGACTATTACGGCGTGCCAATTCACGCGGTGCGTTTACCCGGTTATGTCGCCCACGAGCAAGTTTTGTTTGGTGGTGCCGGCGAAGCCTTAACTATCAGGCAAGACTCATTTGACCGCAACTCGTTTATGTCCGGTGTAGAACTGGCTTTAAAGCAAGTTATGCAGCTCGACGAGTTGATTGTCGGTCTTGAAAATTTAATTTAA
- a CDS encoding aminotransferase class I/II-fold pyridoxal phosphate-dependent enzyme, with protein MPELAANLEPIVNRRLLTTTPSAIRKFDQEISGIPGIVKLTVGEPDLNTPEHVKQAAIDSISNNESHYGRQMGSLKLDQAISAYLKRKQNLVYDPETEIIVTVGATEAIATTIISLFNAGDEVIVPTPTFALYFSLLHLFGIKAVTINTAQDDFLLQPERLKKTLEDYPHAKGIILNYPNNPTGREYPESLIKKLAAILKKHQLYVLSDEIYSELIYGTKHYSIARCLPEQTILISGLSKSHAMTGYRVGYLAAPQKVIKLLTTTHALLVTAVPNMTQAAACEALSVRGDTDPKRANKIYAERKDLISTGLSQLGFEIIPPEGAFYLFAKIPAKYGTDDLAFARELAHSARVGCIPGSAFGDGGIGYVRFSYAASPEKIREALKRIADFLNN; from the coding sequence ATGCCAGAACTAGCTGCTAATTTAGAACCAATTGTCAATCGCCGGTTACTAACCACGACGCCATCAGCCATTCGAAAGTTTGACCAAGAAATCTCCGGAATTCCCGGGATTGTCAAATTAACTGTGGGTGAACCGGACCTAAATACGCCGGAGCACGTCAAACAAGCTGCTATTGACAGTATCAGCAACAACGAGTCACACTACGGCAGGCAAATGGGCTCTCTCAAGTTAGATCAGGCAATCAGTGCATACCTAAAGCGGAAACAAAATCTAGTCTACGACCCGGAAACAGAAATTATTGTCACAGTTGGTGCAACTGAAGCCATTGCCACCACCATTATTTCACTCTTCAATGCTGGCGATGAAGTCATTGTCCCTACGCCTACCTTTGCCCTTTACTTTTCGCTGCTGCACCTGTTTGGTATTAAGGCTGTCACCATTAACACGGCCCAAGATGATTTTTTATTGCAGCCAGAGAGATTGAAAAAAACGCTAGAAGATTATCCCCATGCCAAAGGAATTATCTTGAATTATCCTAATAATCCAACTGGCCGTGAATATCCCGAGTCTTTAATAAAAAAGCTGGCCGCAATCCTTAAAAAGCACCAGCTCTATGTGCTTTCTGATGAAATTTACAGCGAATTAATATACGGCACCAAGCATTACTCAATCGCGCGCTGCCTCCCTGAACAAACAATCCTCATCAGCGGTCTGTCTAAGTCCCATGCCATGACCGGCTACCGCGTCGGCTATCTCGCCGCCCCACAAAAAGTAATCAAGTTGCTCACGACTACACACGCGTTACTGGTAACGGCCGTTCCCAATATGACACAAGCTGCTGCCTGCGAGGCATTATCCGTGCGCGGGGATACCGATCCAAAAAGAGCCAACAAGATTTACGCTGAACGCAAAGACCTAATCAGTACTGGCTTAAGTCAGTTGGGCTTTGAGATTATTCCGCCGGAAGGTGCCTTTTACCTATTTGCTAAAATCCCCGCTAAGTATGGCACTGACGACTTAGCGTTTGCACGTGAATTGGCACACAGTGCTCGCGTTGGTTGTATACCTGGCAGTGCTTTTGGCGACGGCGGGATTGGTTATGTGCGTTTTTCCTATGCCGCTAGCCCTGAAAAAATTCGCGAAGCACTCAAAAGAATAGCTGATTTTTTAAATAATTAA
- a CDS encoding aspartate-semialdehyde dehydrogenase: MMNGYNVAILGATGAVGSRLISQLAESNIPVKNLRLLASARSAGKVLKFKNEPLTVEETTSDSFKNIDLVLASAGGSVSQKFLPIAVQNGAVCVDNTSAFRMEPDVPLVIPEVNRAALKKHHGIIANPNCSTIQMVIALAPIYHAFGLKQVIVSTYQAVSGAGQAAWNEMLHQAQQRLNNEPMTAAITPVKGEPHHYPLAFNLLPQIDVFEDNGYTHEEWKMIHETKKILLDDMDSPDIKVTATCVRVPVELGHGESVYIEVADQHATAADLRQQLAQMPGVVIQDNPAEQLYPQPLTAAGKRETFVGRLRADEENPGAFNMWIVSDNLLKGAAWNTVEIAECLVEDNLI, from the coding sequence ATCATGAATGGATATAATGTTGCAATTTTAGGTGCCACTGGGGCAGTCGGTAGCCGCCTAATTAGTCAGTTGGCAGAGTCAAATATTCCTGTTAAAAATTTACGACTGCTCGCATCCGCAAGGTCGGCTGGCAAAGTTCTAAAATTTAAAAATGAACCCTTAACGGTGGAAGAAACCACCTCGGATTCATTTAAAAATATTGATTTAGTTTTGGCTTCTGCCGGTGGGAGTGTCTCACAGAAGTTCCTCCCCATTGCCGTTCAAAATGGCGCCGTTTGCGTCGACAATACCAGTGCATTCCGCATGGAACCCGACGTCCCACTAGTAATCCCGGAAGTTAATCGCGCAGCACTTAAAAAGCACCACGGAATTATTGCCAACCCCAACTGTTCAACTATCCAAATGGTAATCGCCTTAGCGCCAATCTATCATGCCTTCGGTCTAAAACAGGTTATCGTCTCAACCTACCAAGCAGTTTCTGGTGCAGGTCAGGCGGCGTGGAACGAAATGTTGCACCAAGCACAGCAGCGCCTAAATAATGAGCCAATGACTGCCGCCATTACACCAGTTAAGGGCGAGCCACACCATTATCCATTAGCCTTTAATCTCTTGCCGCAAATTGACGTCTTTGAAGATAATGGCTACACGCATGAAGAATGGAAGATGATTCATGAAACCAAAAAGATTCTGTTGGACGACATGGACAGTCCCGACATTAAAGTCACGGCAACCTGCGTTAGAGTTCCCGTCGAATTAGGCCATGGCGAGTCGGTCTACATTGAAGTCGCTGATCAACACGCAACTGCTGCCGACTTACGGCAGCAATTAGCGCAGATGCCAGGAGTTGTTATTCAAGATAATCCGGCAGAACAGCTCTATCCGCAACCATTAACCGCTGCCGGCAAACGCGAAACCTTTGTTGGCCGTCTGCGTGCCGATGAAGAAAATCCCGGTGCCTTCAATATGTGGATTGTTTCCGACAATTTGCTTAAAGGCGCGGCATGGAACACAGTCGAAATCGCTGAATGCTTAGTCGAAGACAATTTAATTTAA
- a CDS encoding LCP family protein, with product MNPNSKRREDYRRRSSLKLHRNHAFAAPAATLTGNAFMRIVGIVAVLCVSCGLAWAAHMYFSLHSAIDGPGGNTATSARIANKQPISVLILGVDQGIEGRHDKGNSDTLILATANPDKNKATMTSIPRDTLVNILGDPGDKYNMFRINSAYGIGGSNASMKTVSALVNVPINYYVEVNMKALKNLVNAVGGVEVNVPFKFSYDWCDFHKGKQHLNGRHAVAYVRMRHDDPRGDYGRQMRQRQVITAVVHKAMSINTLTNYRKLVKIFTKYVKTNLTFNDMLALAMNYRGCMDNLKSGYIQGHDAWINGSSIQVASTDTLQKTSNQLRTNLGFDTEILDNDETRLNKLNEQRNSINWKDPNAFTNYQIYSSVVSSDTDNGNDANNSTDANSNNDSNSNNGNNNSIFGN from the coding sequence ATGAATCCAAACTCTAAACGAAGGGAAGATTATCGTCGTCGATCTTCTTTAAAACTTCATCGCAATCATGCCTTCGCGGCCCCGGCCGCTACTTTAACAGGAAATGCCTTTATGCGCATTGTCGGGATTGTTGCGGTTTTGTGTGTGAGTTGCGGCTTGGCTTGGGCAGCACACATGTATTTTAGCCTGCATAGTGCAATTGACGGCCCGGGCGGCAACACAGCGACGTCGGCTAGGATTGCTAATAAACAACCGATTTCGGTTTTAATTCTTGGTGTTGACCAGGGGATTGAAGGACGGCATGATAAGGGAAATTCCGATACCTTAATCTTGGCAACGGCTAATCCTGATAAAAATAAGGCAACGATGACCTCGATTCCACGTGATACGTTGGTTAATATTTTGGGCGATCCCGGCGACAAGTACAACATGTTCCGCATCAATTCGGCCTACGGGATTGGTGGTAGCAACGCGTCGATGAAGACGGTTTCGGCTCTTGTCAATGTGCCAATTAATTACTATGTCGAAGTTAATATGAAGGCACTGAAGAATCTGGTTAATGCCGTTGGCGGTGTTGAAGTTAACGTACCGTTTAAATTTTCGTATGATTGGTGTGACTTTCATAAAGGAAAGCAACATTTGAATGGGCGGCACGCAGTAGCTTATGTTAGAATGCGCCATGATGATCCCCGCGGCGACTATGGTCGTCAGATGCGGCAGCGTCAGGTAATAACGGCAGTTGTTCATAAGGCAATGTCAATCAATACCCTTACCAATTATCGCAAGTTGGTTAAAATCTTTACTAAATATGTGAAGACCAATTTGACTTTCAATGATATGCTTGCCTTGGCGATGAACTATCGCGGCTGTATGGACAATCTGAAGAGTGGCTATATCCAAGGCCACGATGCGTGGATTAATGGCTCCTCAATTCAAGTTGCCTCAACTGATACTTTACAAAAAACATCTAATCAGCTGCGAACGAATTTGGGTTTTGATACAGAAATTCTGGATAATGATGAAACGCGGCTTAATAAGTTGAATGAGCAGCGCAATAGCATTAATTGGAAGGACCCTAATGCCTTCACTAATTATCAGATTTATTCTTCTGTTGTTTCTAGTGATACTGATAATGGCAATGACGCGAATAACTCAACTGATGCCAACTCGAATAATGATAGTAATTCAAATAATGGCAACAATAATAGTATTTTTGGCAATTAA
- the pepF gene encoding oligoendopeptidase F, with protein MTIPKRTAVPEELKWDLTRVFKSDTDWEHEYTTVKTEIQTLSNLQANFAKSGHDLYDSLTKILVVGRKLEKLYAYATLSSDVDTSNAHYLGYVAQIQSLASQFEAVTSFINPAILGISEAELKQFKQDKPQLKDYDHWLDQITQMRPHTLSAKEEKLVADAGDAMGVSENTFNVLTNSDMEYGYVQNDDGEMVQLSDGLYSLLIQSQNRDVRQDAFDSMYATYGQFENSLASTLSGVVKEHNYNAQVHNYDSARSAALHENGVPTVVYDTLINEVDSHLDLLHRYVALRKKILGLDDLQMWDMYVPLTGKPAMAYTFDEAKKEAKKALAPLGADYLKHVDYIFNNRVIDVVESQNKVTGAYSGGSYDTDPYELLNWEDNIDSLYTLVHETGHSVHSMYTRETQPYVYGDYPIFVAEIASTTNENILTEYFLDHVTDPKTRAFVLNYYLDSFKGTLFRQTQFAEFEQYVHEQDAKGEPLTADRLNEFYGQLNQRYYGDSVEPGGDIAKEWARIPHFYYNFYVYQYATGFAAATALANNVVHGTDAQREAYLGYLKSGSSDYPVEIMKRAGVDMTKSAYLEDAFATFAKRLDELEKIIANNFK; from the coding sequence ATGACAATTCCAAAAAGAACCGCCGTTCCTGAAGAACTCAAATGGGATTTAACCCGCGTGTTTAAATCTGATACTGACTGGGAACACGAATATACAACAGTTAAAACAGAAATACAAACCTTAAGCAATTTACAGGCGAATTTTGCCAAATCAGGACATGATTTATATGATAGCCTAACTAAGATTTTAGTAGTTGGTCGCAAGCTGGAAAAACTCTACGCCTATGCGACATTATCAAGTGACGTCGACACGAGTAACGCCCACTATTTGGGGTATGTTGCACAAATTCAATCCTTAGCCAGTCAATTTGAGGCCGTGACGTCCTTTATCAATCCCGCAATTTTAGGTATTTCAGAAGCAGAATTAAAGCAGTTTAAGCAAGACAAGCCGCAACTCAAAGACTACGACCACTGGCTGGACCAGATTACGCAAATGCGGCCACATACATTGTCTGCCAAAGAAGAAAAATTAGTGGCAGACGCTGGTGACGCAATGGGCGTTTCCGAGAACACCTTTAATGTTCTCACCAATTCCGACATGGAATATGGCTACGTCCAAAACGATGATGGCGAGATGGTGCAGCTCTCTGATGGTTTATATTCACTATTAATCCAATCGCAAAATCGTGACGTGCGCCAAGATGCCTTTGACTCAATGTACGCAACTTACGGTCAATTCGAAAATTCGCTGGCTTCAACTCTTTCCGGCGTTGTTAAGGAACACAATTACAACGCGCAGGTGCATAATTATGACTCTGCACGCAGCGCAGCTTTACACGAAAATGGTGTACCAACTGTGGTTTACGACACTTTAATTAACGAAGTTGACTCCCACCTCGACTTGCTCCACCGCTACGTTGCTTTACGTAAAAAGATCCTCGGCTTAGATGATTTACAAATGTGGGACATGTACGTGCCATTGACTGGTAAGCCGGCAATGGCATACACCTTTGATGAAGCTAAGAAAGAAGCCAAAAAGGCCTTGGCTCCACTAGGTGCTGACTACCTAAAGCACGTCGACTATATTTTCAACAATCGTGTAATTGATGTCGTTGAATCACAAAATAAGGTCACAGGAGCATATTCTGGTGGCTCTTACGATACTGACCCTTACGAACTGCTCAATTGGGAAGACAACATCGACTCACTCTACACACTGGTTCACGAAACCGGCCACTCTGTTCACAGCATGTACACCCGAGAAACTCAACCTTACGTGTACGGTGACTACCCGATTTTTGTTGCGGAAATCGCATCAACTACTAACGAAAACATTCTAACAGAATACTTTTTAGATCATGTGACTGACCCCAAGACGCGGGCCTTTGTCCTTAACTATTACCTTGACTCCTTCAAGGGCACACTCTTCAGACAGACACAATTTGCGGAATTTGAACAATATGTTCATGAGCAAGATGCCAAGGGTGAACCGCTGACTGCTGACCGCCTTAACGAATTTTACGGTCAATTGAACCAACGTTATTATGGCGACAGTGTTGAGCCAGGTGGCGATATTGCCAAGGAATGGGCACGCATCCCCCACTTTTATTACAACTTCTACGTTTATCAATACGCCACTGGCTTTGCGGCTGCAACTGCCCTTGCCAACAATGTTGTTCACGGAACAGACGCGCAGCGTGAAGCCTATCTTGGTTACCTCAAGTCTGGTTCAAGCGATTACCCTGTAGAAATCATGAAGCGCGCCGGCGTTGACATGACTAAGAGCGCTTATTTGGAAGACGCATTTGCCACTTTTGCCAAGCGCTTGGATGAGCTTGAGAAAATTATCGCAAATAATTTCAAATAA
- a CDS encoding ArgE/DapE family deacylase, translating into MEDKKALKILSDLIGIESANDHETAVADYLADLFKDYPVKIMRVQYAEDRDNLVIDMGQKGPLLGFSGHEDVVSAGSLDNWQTPPFTATIKDGNLYGRGASDMKSGLAAMVVAMLDLLESGQELPGRIRLLASVGEETGEYGAAQLTKEGYADDLDGLIIGESSNCDVVVTHKGVIDYYVTSKGVTVHSSTPEKGKNAIMPLIKFAEQAQAKMDSHDQVDPVLGPLTHVISQIQGGSQINSVPDSAWLSGNIRTTPLYPNDQIYQELEEIVAELNQQGAELTIRYSFPEVPLPNQKHTKLAKLTQAVIKEKMNYGGNFVADTGATDASEYIRAKGDFPIIIMGPAPGDVAHEPNEYTPVSNYLDGCKLYQDLAWKFWQEYAK; encoded by the coding sequence ATGGAAGATAAAAAAGCACTCAAAATATTGTCCGATTTAATTGGAATCGAATCGGCTAATGATCATGAAACAGCGGTGGCTGATTACTTAGCCGACTTATTTAAGGATTATCCGGTAAAAATTATGCGAGTACAGTACGCCGAAGATCGTGATAATTTGGTGATTGATATGGGTCAGAAGGGGCCATTATTAGGCTTTTCTGGTCACGAAGATGTAGTTTCTGCAGGCAGCTTGGATAATTGGCAAACACCGCCATTTACCGCGACGATTAAAGACGGTAATTTATATGGGCGCGGCGCTAGTGACATGAAGTCAGGACTTGCTGCAATGGTCGTGGCCATGCTTGATTTATTAGAAAGTGGCCAGGAACTACCAGGCCGCATTCGTTTACTAGCATCAGTTGGTGAAGAAACTGGCGAATACGGCGCGGCACAACTAACTAAGGAAGGCTACGCCGATGACCTTGATGGTTTAATTATTGGTGAGTCGTCCAACTGTGATGTTGTGGTAACGCACAAGGGTGTAATTGATTATTATGTAACTTCTAAGGGCGTGACCGTTCATTCTTCAACACCTGAAAAAGGTAAAAATGCAATTATGCCGCTGATTAAGTTTGCTGAGCAAGCTCAAGCCAAGATGGACAGCCATGATCAAGTAGATCCAGTGTTGGGGCCTTTAACTCATGTAATTAGTCAAATCCAAGGCGGCAGTCAAATTAATTCAGTTCCAGATAGCGCTTGGCTTTCGGGCAATATTAGAACAACCCCGCTTTACCCGAATGACCAAATTTATCAAGAACTTGAGGAGATTGTGGCGGAGTTAAACCAACAGGGAGCGGAACTCACAATTCGTTACAGTTTCCCAGAGGTGCCACTGCCTAACCAAAAGCACACTAAGCTTGCTAAGTTAACGCAGGCTGTTATTAAGGAAAAGATGAATTACGGTGGTAATTTTGTCGCTGATACAGGAGCAACCGATGCTTCGGAATACATCCGTGCCAAGGGAGACTTTCCCATCATAATTATGGGTCCAGCACCGGGAGATGTTGCTCACGAACCTAACGAATACACACCAGTAAGTAATTATTTAGATGGCTGCAAACTTTACCAAGACTTAGCTTGGAAGTTTTGGCAGGAATACGCAAAATAG
- a CDS encoding amino acid ABC transporter ATP-binding protein has product MNNEEPLIKVEHLKKTFGNNEVLKDINAEVKDGQVICLIGPSGAGKSTFLRCLNLLDQPTSGKVIFENKELTSLSEDELNTLREKMGMVFQQFNLFPHMSVLENLKLAPMKVKHVTEEAATAKGKELLAQVGLADKADAFPASLSGGQQQRVAIARALAMDPEMMLFDEPTSALDPEMVGEVLKVMQDLAQKGMTMVVVTHEMGFAKNVADQVWFMADGYIQEKAAPSEFFAKPKTARAQDFLAKVLEA; this is encoded by the coding sequence ATGAATAACGAGGAACCATTAATTAAAGTCGAACATTTGAAAAAGACTTTTGGCAATAATGAAGTTTTAAAAGATATTAACGCCGAAGTTAAAGATGGTCAGGTTATCTGTTTAATTGGACCTTCAGGCGCTGGTAAGAGTACTTTTTTACGGTGCTTGAACTTGCTCGATCAGCCGACTTCCGGCAAAGTGATTTTTGAAAATAAAGAACTGACTTCTTTGAGTGAAGACGAGCTGAATACTTTGCGGGAAAAGATGGGCATGGTGTTCCAACAATTTAACCTGTTCCCACACATGAGTGTCTTGGAAAATCTGAAATTGGCACCGATGAAAGTTAAGCACGTTACAGAAGAAGCGGCTACGGCAAAGGGCAAAGAATTACTTGCACAAGTTGGCTTAGCTGATAAGGCTGATGCGTTCCCAGCTAGCCTTTCCGGTGGTCAACAGCAGCGGGTGGCGATTGCCCGGGCACTGGCAATGGATCCAGAAATGATGCTCTTTGATGAGCCAACTAGTGCACTTGATCCGGAAATGGTCGGTGAGGTGTTGAAGGTTATGCAGGATTTAGCTCAAAAAGGGATGACGATGGTTGTTGTTACCCATGAAATGGGCTTTGCCAAGAATGTGGCCGATCAAGTTTGGTTTATGGCAGATGGCTATATTCAAGAAAAGGCGGCACCAAGTGAATTCTTTGCGAAGCCAAAGACGGCGCGGGCACAAGACTTTTTAGCCAAGGTTTTGGAAGCATAG